One window from the genome of Pandoraea fibrosis encodes:
- the carA gene encoding glutamine-hydrolyzing carbamoyl-phosphate synthase small subunit: MLPSFPPAILALADGTVFRGYAIGAAGHTIGEVVFNTAITGYQEILTDPSYARQIVTLTYPHIGNTGVNGEDVEATKVHAAGLIIKDLPILDSNFRANKTLSQYLKDEGVVAIAGIDTRRLTRILREKGAQNGCILAGEEADEGKAIALAQSFPGLAGMDLAKVVSTTEKYSWTETEWRLGEGYGEQKDPKFHVVALDYGVKRNILRMLAERGCKVTVLPAQSSADDVFALNPDGVFLSNGPGDPEPCDYAIAATKTFLERRIPTFGICLGHQIMGLAVGAKTLKMKTGHHGANHPVKDLATGRVVITSQNHGFAVDANSLPANARVSHVSLFDGTLQGFELTDRPAFCFQGHPEASPGPHDIGYLFDRFVQSMADAKQPA, translated from the coding sequence GTGCTGCCGTCATTCCCACCCGCCATTCTCGCGCTCGCTGACGGCACGGTCTTTCGTGGGTACGCCATCGGCGCTGCCGGTCACACCATCGGTGAAGTCGTGTTCAATACCGCCATCACCGGCTATCAGGAAATCCTCACCGACCCCAGCTATGCGCGTCAGATCGTCACGTTGACGTATCCGCACATTGGCAACACGGGCGTCAACGGTGAAGACGTCGAAGCCACGAAAGTCCATGCCGCAGGCCTGATCATCAAGGATCTGCCGATCCTGGACTCGAATTTCCGAGCCAACAAGACGCTGTCGCAATACCTGAAGGACGAAGGCGTCGTTGCCATCGCCGGCATCGACACGCGCCGACTCACCCGTATCCTGCGCGAGAAGGGGGCTCAAAACGGTTGCATTCTCGCCGGTGAAGAAGCCGACGAAGGCAAAGCCATCGCCCTGGCCCAATCCTTCCCGGGACTCGCCGGTATGGACCTCGCCAAGGTCGTTTCGACCACGGAGAAGTACTCGTGGACGGAAACGGAATGGCGTCTGGGTGAAGGCTACGGCGAGCAGAAGGACCCGAAATTCCATGTGGTGGCCCTCGACTATGGCGTCAAGCGCAACATCCTGCGCATGCTCGCCGAGCGTGGCTGCAAGGTCACGGTGCTGCCCGCCCAAAGCTCGGCCGACGACGTGTTCGCCCTGAATCCGGACGGCGTGTTCCTCTCGAACGGCCCCGGCGACCCCGAGCCGTGCGATTACGCGATTGCCGCCACGAAGACCTTCCTCGAGCGCCGTATCCCGACGTTCGGCATCTGCCTCGGCCACCAGATCATGGGCCTGGCCGTCGGTGCCAAGACGCTCAAGATGAAGACCGGCCACCACGGTGCCAACCACCCGGTCAAGGATCTCGCGACCGGCCGTGTGGTCATCACGTCGCAGAACCATGGCTTTGCCGTGGATGCGAACAGCCTGCCGGCCAATGCGCGTGTCTCGCACGTGTCGCTGTTCGACGGCACGCTGCAAGGCTTCGAGCTGACGGATCGCCCGGCGTTCTGCTTCCAGGGTCACCCGGAAGCGTCGCCCGGCCCGCACGACATCGGCTATCTGTTCGACCGCTTCGTGCAGTCGATGGCCGACGCCAAGCAGCCCGCGTAA
- the leuE gene encoding leucine efflux protein LeuE, translated as MLGNSIGIVNLWTYLAGVVVVILLPGPNSLYVLSVAAQRGVRHGYAGACGVFLGDTILMTLAAAGVASLLHAQPALFFVVKYLGAAYLCWMGLNMLRGAIANARAARANDGAAVAAPRQVDADHPFKRALFISLLNPKAILFCVSFFIQFVDPGYAYPAVSFAVLGVIVQTCSFLYLSTLILAGYRLAEHFRQRRRLSAGATGGVGALFVGFGVKLATATLS; from the coding sequence ATGCTCGGAAACTCGATCGGCATCGTCAACCTCTGGACCTATCTGGCCGGGGTGGTGGTGGTCATTCTGCTGCCGGGACCGAACTCGCTCTATGTGCTGTCGGTGGCAGCCCAGCGCGGTGTTCGCCACGGTTACGCAGGGGCGTGCGGCGTGTTCCTCGGCGACACCATCCTCATGACGCTGGCCGCCGCCGGGGTCGCATCGCTGCTGCACGCGCAACCGGCGCTGTTCTTCGTGGTGAAGTACCTCGGTGCGGCCTACCTGTGCTGGATGGGACTGAACATGCTGCGCGGTGCGATCGCCAATGCGCGGGCCGCACGGGCCAACGACGGCGCAGCGGTTGCGGCACCCAGGCAGGTCGACGCGGATCACCCGTTCAAGCGCGCACTGTTCATCAGCTTGCTGAACCCGAAGGCCATCCTGTTCTGCGTGTCGTTTTTCATCCAGTTCGTCGATCCGGGCTACGCCTACCCCGCCGTGTCGTTTGCGGTGCTGGGCGTGATCGTGCAGACCTGTAGTTTCCTGTATCTGAGCACGCTGATCCTGGCCGGTTACCGCCTGGCCGAGCACTTCCGGCAACGTCGCCGGTTGAGCGCCGGGGCAACCGGCGGCGTGGGCGCGCTGTTCGTCGGCTTCGGTGTGAAGCTCGCGACCGCGACGCTGAGTTAA
- the carB gene encoding carbamoyl-phosphate synthase large subunit has translation MPKRTDIKSILIIGAGPIIIGQACEFDYSGAQACKALREEGYKVILINSNPATIMTDPDTADVTYIEPITWEVVERIIAKERPDAILPTMGGQTALNCALDLHRHGVLDKYKVELIGASPEAIDKAEDRLKFKDAMTKIGLGSAKSGIAHSMEDALAVQAQITAEIGGSGYPMVIRPSFTLGGSGGGIAYNREEFEEICKRGLDLSPTRELLIEESLLGWKEYEMEVVRDRADNCIIVCSIENLDPMGVHTGDSITVAPAQTLTDKEYQLLRNASLAVLREIGVETGGSNVQFSINPKDGRMVVIEMNPRVSRSSALASKATGFPIAKIAAKLAIGYTLDELRNEITGGATPASFEPTIDYVVTKVPRFAFEKFREADARLTTQMKSVGEVMAMGRTFQESFQKAMRGLEVGVDGLDEKSTDRDEIVAEIGEPGPDRIWYVGDAFRLGMSLEEVYAETAIDPWFLAQLEAIVKKEQALAGRTLESLTTEELRFLKQSGFSDRRLAKLLGTDQSAVRRARIAQKVRPVYKRVDTCAAEFSTNTAYMYSTYEEECEAQPTDKKKVMVLGGGPNRIGQGIEFDYCCVHAALALREDGYETIMVNCNPETVSTDYDTSDRLYFEPVTLEDVLEIVDLEKPVGVIVQYGGQTPLKLALDLEANGVPIVGTSPDMIDAAEDRERFQKLLHDLGLRQPPNRTARAEDEALKLAAEIGYPLVVRPSYVLGGRAMEIVHEPRDLERYMREAVKVSHDSPVLLDRFLDDAIECDVDCISDGTDVYIGGVMEHIEQAGVHSGDSACSLPPYSLSAETIAELKRQTAAMARALNVVGLMNVQFAIQQGNGVDTIYVLEVNPRASRTVPYVSKATGRQLAKIAARAMVGQSLKSQGVTSEVTPPYFSVKEAVFPFVKFPGVDPVLGPEMRSTGEVMGVGRTFGEALFKSQLAAGSRLPASGTVLLTVKDADKPRAVEVARMLHALGYPIVATRGTAAAIEAAGIPVRVVNKVKDGRPHIVDMIKNGEIALVFTTVDETRTAIADSRSIRMSAQAHKVTYYTTISGARAAVEGLKYLQNLEVYDLQGLHALLPA, from the coding sequence ATGCCAAAGCGCACAGACATCAAGAGCATCCTCATCATCGGCGCCGGCCCGATCATCATCGGTCAGGCATGCGAGTTCGACTATTCCGGCGCACAAGCCTGCAAGGCGCTGCGCGAGGAAGGCTACAAGGTCATCCTGATCAACAGCAACCCTGCCACGATCATGACCGACCCGGATACGGCCGATGTGACCTACATCGAACCGATTACCTGGGAAGTCGTCGAGCGCATCATTGCCAAGGAACGCCCGGATGCCATCCTGCCGACGATGGGTGGCCAGACCGCGCTCAATTGCGCGCTCGACCTGCATCGCCACGGCGTGCTCGACAAGTACAAGGTGGAACTGATCGGCGCCTCGCCGGAAGCCATCGACAAGGCCGAAGACCGTCTGAAGTTCAAGGACGCCATGACCAAGATCGGTCTGGGGTCGGCCAAGTCGGGCATCGCCCACTCGATGGAAGACGCCCTCGCGGTGCAGGCCCAGATCACTGCCGAAATTGGCGGCAGCGGCTACCCGATGGTGATCCGTCCGTCGTTCACGCTCGGCGGTTCGGGCGGCGGCATTGCGTACAACCGCGAGGAATTCGAAGAGATCTGCAAGCGCGGTCTCGACCTCTCGCCCACGCGCGAACTGCTCATCGAAGAGTCGCTGCTGGGCTGGAAGGAGTACGAGATGGAAGTCGTGCGCGACCGCGCCGATAACTGCATCATCGTCTGCTCGATCGAAAACCTCGACCCGATGGGCGTGCACACCGGTGACTCGATCACCGTCGCACCGGCCCAGACGCTGACCGACAAGGAATACCAACTGCTGCGTAACGCATCGCTGGCAGTGCTGCGCGAGATCGGCGTGGAGACGGGCGGCTCGAACGTCCAGTTCTCGATCAACCCGAAGGACGGCCGTATGGTCGTCATCGAAATGAACCCGCGGGTGTCGCGCTCGTCGGCCCTCGCGTCGAAGGCGACCGGTTTCCCGATCGCGAAGATCGCCGCCAAGCTGGCGATCGGCTACACGCTCGACGAACTGCGCAACGAAATCACCGGCGGCGCTACGCCGGCCTCGTTCGAGCCGACCATCGATTACGTCGTGACCAAGGTGCCGCGTTTCGCCTTCGAGAAGTTCCGCGAAGCCGATGCCCGCCTGACCACGCAGATGAAGTCGGTCGGCGAAGTGATGGCCATGGGTCGCACGTTCCAGGAATCGTTCCAGAAGGCCATGCGCGGTCTGGAAGTCGGCGTGGACGGTCTGGATGAAAAGTCGACCGACCGCGACGAGATCGTGGCCGAAATCGGCGAACCGGGCCCGGATCGCATCTGGTACGTGGGCGATGCCTTCCGCCTGGGCATGAGCCTCGAAGAGGTGTACGCCGAGACGGCCATCGACCCGTGGTTCCTCGCTCAACTCGAAGCCATCGTCAAGAAAGAGCAGGCACTGGCCGGCCGCACGCTGGAAAGCCTGACGACTGAAGAACTGCGTTTCCTCAAGCAAAGCGGGTTCTCGGATCGTCGTCTGGCCAAGCTGCTCGGCACCGACCAGAGCGCCGTGCGCCGTGCCCGTATCGCGCAGAAGGTGCGCCCGGTCTACAAGCGCGTGGACACCTGCGCCGCGGAATTCTCGACCAACACCGCCTACATGTACTCGACCTACGAGGAAGAGTGCGAAGCCCAGCCTACCGACAAGAAGAAGGTCATGGTGCTCGGCGGCGGCCCGAACCGTATCGGTCAGGGGATCGAGTTCGACTACTGCTGCGTGCACGCGGCCCTCGCGCTGCGTGAAGACGGGTACGAGACCATCATGGTCAACTGCAACCCGGAAACGGTGTCGACCGACTACGACACGTCGGATCGTCTGTACTTCGAGCCGGTGACGCTGGAAGACGTGCTGGAAATCGTCGACCTCGAAAAGCCGGTCGGTGTGATCGTGCAGTACGGCGGTCAGACCCCGCTCAAGCTCGCTCTCGATCTCGAAGCGAACGGCGTGCCCATCGTTGGCACGAGCCCCGACATGATCGACGCCGCCGAAGACCGCGAGCGTTTCCAGAAGCTGTTGCATGACCTCGGCCTGCGTCAGCCGCCGAACCGCACGGCCCGTGCCGAAGACGAAGCACTGAAGCTCGCCGCCGAAATCGGGTATCCGCTGGTCGTGCGCCCGTCCTACGTGCTGGGTGGCCGCGCCATGGAAATCGTCCACGAGCCGCGCGACCTCGAACGCTACATGCGCGAAGCCGTCAAGGTGAGCCACGACAGCCCGGTGCTGCTCGACCGCTTCCTCGACGATGCCATCGAGTGCGACGTCGACTGCATCTCGGACGGCACGGACGTCTACATCGGCGGCGTGATGGAGCACATCGAACAGGCCGGCGTCCACTCGGGCGACTCGGCCTGCTCGCTGCCGCCGTACTCGCTGTCGGCCGAGACGATTGCCGAACTCAAGCGCCAGACGGCCGCGATGGCCCGTGCGCTGAACGTGGTCGGCCTGATGAACGTGCAGTTTGCGATCCAGCAGGGCAATGGCGTCGACACGATCTACGTGCTCGAAGTCAACCCGCGCGCCTCGCGCACGGTCCCGTATGTCTCGAAGGCGACCGGCCGCCAGTTGGCCAAGATCGCCGCGCGCGCCATGGTCGGGCAGTCGCTCAAGTCGCAAGGCGTGACGAGCGAAGTCACGCCGCCGTACTTCAGCGTCAAGGAAGCGGTGTTCCCGTTCGTGAAGTTCCCGGGCGTCGACCCGGTGCTCGGACCGGAAATGCGCTCGACCGGTGAAGTGATGGGGGTGGGCCGCACGTTCGGCGAGGCGCTCTTCAAATCGCAACTGGCCGCTGGCTCGCGCTTGCCGGCCTCGGGCACGGTGCTGCTCACGGTGAAGGACGCCGACAAGCCGCGCGCGGTCGAAGTCGCCCGCATGCTGCACGCGCTGGGCTACCCGATCGTCGCAACGCGTGGTACGGCAGCGGCGATCGAAGCGGCGGGCATCCCGGTGCGGGTGGTCAACAAGGTGAAGGACGGGCGTCCGCACATTGTCGATATGATCAAGAACGGCGAGATCGCACTGGTGTTCACCACGGTGGACGAGACTCGCACGGCGATTGCCGATTCGCGCTCGATCCGTATGTCGGCACAGGCTCACAAGGTCACGTATTACACGACGATCTCGGGTGCGCGCGCCGCCGTGGAGGGCCTGAAGTACCTGCAGAACCTCGAGGTGTATGACCTCCAGGGCCTGCATGCTTTGCTGCCGGCCTGA
- the greA gene encoding transcription elongation factor GreA, with protein sequence MSTIPLTKRGAELLKEELHRLKSVERPNVITAIAEARAQGDLSENAEYDAAKEKQGFIEGRIADLESKLSAAQIIDPSALDAEGRVVFAATVELEDLENGGTVQYQIVGDDEADLEHGKISVSSPIARALIGKYAGDVAEVQAPSGVREYEIIDVRYV encoded by the coding sequence ATGAGTACCATTCCTCTGACCAAACGAGGCGCCGAGCTGCTCAAGGAAGAGCTGCACCGCCTGAAGTCCGTCGAACGTCCGAACGTGATCACTGCAATTGCTGAAGCCCGTGCGCAGGGCGATCTGTCGGAAAACGCGGAATACGACGCCGCGAAAGAGAAGCAGGGCTTCATCGAGGGGCGTATCGCCGATCTCGAGTCGAAGCTCTCGGCGGCCCAGATCATCGACCCGTCGGCACTCGATGCCGAAGGCCGCGTGGTGTTTGCCGCGACCGTCGAGCTCGAAGACCTCGAGAACGGCGGCACGGTGCAGTATCAGATCGTCGGCGACGATGAGGCCGATCTGGAGCACGGCAAGATTTCGGTGAGTTCGCCGATCGCCCGTGCGCTCATTGGCAAGTACGCAGGCGATGTGGCCGAAGTGCAGGCCCCGAGCGGCGTGCGTGAGTACGAGATCATCGATGTCCGCTACGTCTGA
- a CDS encoding DUF4149 domain-containing protein, with product MSATSDVTSAGGAPRLERLFRLVATVWCGSQWAIGYIVAPTLFAVLESRTVAGTVAGRLFHTQAWLSLVCGVLLVWLATALIARTSDARAARGYRGLRWLAVAMMVCVLISWFGLQPFMADLRAQAEASGVEIGRSPFAARFGMLHGISSGIYLLQSLLGIVLVWRQPVRG from the coding sequence ATGTCCGCTACGTCTGATGTGACGTCTGCCGGCGGCGCGCCGCGGCTGGAACGGCTGTTCCGCCTGGTCGCGACCGTCTGGTGCGGTAGTCAGTGGGCTATCGGCTACATCGTTGCGCCTACGCTTTTCGCCGTGCTGGAGTCCCGCACGGTCGCCGGCACGGTCGCTGGCCGGTTGTTTCACACGCAGGCCTGGCTGAGTCTGGTCTGCGGCGTGCTGCTGGTCTGGCTGGCAACGGCACTCATCGCACGGACGAGCGACGCTCGCGCCGCAAGAGGTTATCGCGGCCTGCGCTGGCTGGCGGTGGCGATGATGGTCTGCGTGCTGATCAGCTGGTTCGGCTTGCAGCCGTTCATGGCGGATCTGCGGGCGCAGGCCGAAGCGTCGGGCGTGGAGATCGGCCGATCGCCGTTTGCTGCACGTTTCGGCATGCTTCACGGCATTTCAAGCGGCATCTATTTGCTGCAAAGCTTGCTTGGCATCGTGCTGGTCTGGCGTCAGCCGGTGCGCGGCTAA